Proteins co-encoded in one Neoarius graeffei isolate fNeoGra1 chromosome 11, fNeoGra1.pri, whole genome shotgun sequence genomic window:
- the LOC132893801 gene encoding uncharacterized protein LOC132893801 produces MALEGNETPHILMFVDEAGFNLAKGRRRGRNIIGHRAMVDVPGQRGGNITMCAAISENVVATHIPSLGPYNTHTLLIFLDRLYSDWIPENERGLVGPHLPNYVIVWDNVNFHHGPLIRARFTTHPKIVMVFLPPYSPFLNPIEEFFSTWRWRVYEHQAQDQRSLLHAMDAACEDITGDQCRGWLRHACCFFPCCIARENISCDVDKNLWPDRQQRVDGQEGEEDGQKSKDGGQEREGEDGDQRISVSCETPSLFTAL; encoded by the coding sequence ATGGCATTGGAAGGAAACGAGACCCCTCACATCCTCATGTTTGTGGATGAAGCTGGCTTCAACCTGGCCAAGGGCCGAAGACGTGGCCGTAATATTATTGGCCACCGGGCCATGGTGGATGTCCCAGGCCAGCGAGGGGGCAATATAACTATGTGTGCTGCCATTTCTGAGAATGTTGTGGCCACTCACATCCCCAGTCTTGGCCCATACAATACACATACGCTCCTCATTTTCTTGGACCGCCTTTATTCTGATTGGATCCCTGAAAATGAGAGAGGTCTTGTAGGGCCTCACCTACCAAACTATGTCATTGTGTGGGACAATGTGAATTTCCACCATGGCCCGCTCATCAGGGCCAGGTTCACTACTCATCCAAAGATAGTCATGGTGTTCCTACCACCTTACTCTCCTTTCCTCAATCCTATTGAGGAGTTTTTCTCCACTTGGAGGTGGAGAGTGTATGAGCATCAGGCTCAAGATCAGAGGTCCCTGCTCCATGCAATGGATGCTGCATGTGAAGATATTACAGGAGATCAATGTAGGGGATGGTTGCGACATGCATGTTGTTTCTTCCCTTGTTGCATCGCAAGGGAGAATATAAGCTGTGATGTGGACAAGAATCTGTGGCCAGACAGACAGCAGCGTGTGGATGGCCAGGAGGGTGAGGAGGATGGCCAGAAGAGCAAGGATGGTGGCCAGGAGAGGGAGGGTGAGGACGGCGACCAGCGAATAAGTGTTAGTTGTGAAACTCCATCTTTATTTACAGCACTGTAG
- the LOC132893803 gene encoding uncharacterized protein LOC132893803: MERLPRSGGRGRLLNNDQELAIVAMVVANNEIRLREIQARIVDENEVFENINSISLTTIARTLSKHRMRMKQLYTVPFDWNSDRVKDLRRLYVQRVMELEANQVPHEFIFIDEAGFNVSKRRRRRRNVIGKRATVDVPGQRGANITMCAAIAHTGLLLHRSQVGPYNTERLIAFMNDLHQQLVPKQYDEGDNISTFVITWDNVAFHHSQAVTAWFRDHQRFVRLFLPPYSPFLNPIEEFFSAWRWNVYDHRPHDQMTLLDAMDAGCRDITAEDCQGWIRHSKHFYPRCIALEDIRCDVDENMWPNPDDRRD; the protein is encoded by the exons aTGGAACGCCTTCCTCGCTCTGGGGGAAGAGGAAGGCTCCTGAACAATGACCAAGAGCTGGCCATTGTGGCAATGGTTGTTGCAAACAACGAAATCAGACTGCGCGAAATTCAGGCCAGAATTGTTGATGAAAATGAAGTGTTTGAGAACATCAACAGCATCAGTCTCACTACCATTGCACGCACACTATCAAAACACAGAATGCGAATGAAGCAGCTCTACACTGTACCGTTCGATTGGAACAGTGATCGAGTGAAGGATCTACGAAGGCTGTATGTGCAG AGAGTCATGGAATTGGAGGCCAACCAGGTCCCTCACGAATTTATCTTCATCGACGAGGCTGGCTTCAATGTGTCAAAAAGGCGTCGTCGCAGAAGAAATGTAATAGGAAAAAGGGCTACAGTTGATGTACCAGGGCAGAGGGGTGCCAACATCACTATGTGCGCAGCAATAGCACATACAGGCTTACTTCTGCACAGGTCTCAGGTCGGGCCTTACAACACAGAGCGCCTCATTGCATTCATGAATGACCTTCACCAGCAACTGGTTCCAAAACAATATGATGAGGGTGACAACATCAGCACCTTCGTGATCACGTGGGATAACGTTGCTTTCCACCACTCACAGGCAGTGACGGCATGGTTCAGGGATCACCAAAGATTTGTACGCCTCTTCCTTCCACCATATTCACCATTCCTAAATCCGATAGAGGAATTCTTCTCGGCATGGAGGTGGAATGTGTATGACCATCGGCCACATGATCAAATGACCCTCCTGGATGCCATGGATGCTGGCTGTAGGGACATAACAGCGGAAGACTGCCAAGGCTGGATCCGGCACTCAAAGCATTTTTACCCTAGGTGTATTGCCTTGGAAGACATAAGATGTGATGTAGATGAAAACATGTGGCCAAACCCAGATGATAGAAGAGATTAG